A genomic segment from Polyangium mundeleinium encodes:
- a CDS encoding methyl-accepting chemotaxis protein encodes MNLTIRGRMLAGFLAVTVLSGVLGIVSVYEAGNLRNVSRDLAENTVPSVDSLGMLNANTSDLRLLYLSHIDSVNEGEMGRIEVEIKTQQDTIDKRIQEYERAITADDERRLHDAFVNAHRAHLAEAARLLARSRKNENEEARKDFFAAAKTHYDTSNVALDALLDYNRREATTASNQAQATYTEARNMLILVIGFVLAVAVTLAFWLSGTIAAPISRLVEVFRKMAAGDTAGASEELKLVDVAAGGAQANDEVGTLVGAAREMTDGLRTVTKSMREGVARLSTNATQISATAKEYAGTASEQASAVTEVSTTVEEMKQTSEAAAASAREVAQISDEAAKNGHLGRDKLFEAMAMMQTINERVAGIASQILQLSEQTSQIATIVDAVSDLAEQSNLLAVNASIEAAKAGEQGRGFSVVASEVRSLAEQSKRATQQIRGILAQIQKATQSAVMATEEGTKRCDDGRRAVEAVRDIVENLAVVLSDSSARARQIAGASAQQASGVAQIASALGGISKAARDNATGVRQLEGAVVDIERLTFDLKATSDRF; translated from the coding sequence ATGAACTTGACCATACGCGGCAGGATGCTGGCAGGGTTTCTGGCGGTCACCGTACTCTCGGGCGTGCTCGGCATCGTGAGCGTCTACGAGGCGGGAAACCTGCGCAACGTCAGCAGAGACCTCGCGGAGAACACCGTCCCGAGCGTCGATTCGCTCGGCATGTTGAATGCGAATACCTCCGACCTTCGCCTGCTCTACCTCAGCCACATCGACTCGGTAAACGAGGGGGAGATGGGGCGCATCGAGGTCGAGATCAAGACGCAGCAGGACACCATCGACAAGAGAATCCAGGAGTACGAGCGCGCCATCACCGCCGACGACGAGCGGAGACTCCACGACGCGTTCGTCAATGCGCATCGGGCGCACCTCGCAGAAGCCGCGCGTCTCCTCGCGAGGAGCCGTAAAAACGAGAACGAGGAGGCCCGCAAGGACTTTTTCGCAGCGGCGAAGACGCATTACGATACCTCGAACGTCGCGCTCGACGCGCTGCTCGATTACAACCGGCGCGAGGCGACGACCGCGTCCAATCAGGCGCAGGCCACGTACACCGAGGCGCGGAACATGTTGATCCTCGTCATCGGGTTCGTCCTCGCGGTGGCGGTCACGCTCGCCTTCTGGCTCTCGGGGACGATCGCGGCGCCCATCTCACGGCTCGTCGAGGTCTTCCGCAAGATGGCGGCGGGCGACACCGCGGGCGCCTCGGAGGAGCTCAAGCTGGTCGACGTCGCCGCGGGCGGCGCGCAGGCGAACGACGAGGTCGGCACCCTCGTCGGGGCGGCGCGCGAGATGACCGATGGGCTGCGGACCGTGACGAAGAGCATGCGCGAGGGCGTCGCCCGGCTCTCCACGAACGCGACCCAGATCAGCGCCACCGCCAAGGAGTACGCCGGGACGGCGTCCGAGCAGGCCTCGGCGGTGACGGAGGTCAGCACGACCGTGGAGGAGATGAAGCAAACGAGCGAGGCCGCCGCGGCGAGCGCGCGTGAGGTCGCGCAGATCTCGGACGAGGCCGCGAAGAACGGCCACCTCGGCCGCGACAAACTCTTCGAGGCGATGGCGATGATGCAGACGATCAACGAGCGCGTCGCCGGCATCGCGTCCCAGATCCTCCAGCTCTCCGAGCAGACCTCGCAGATCGCGACGATCGTCGACGCGGTGAGTGATCTCGCGGAGCAGAGCAACCTCCTCGCGGTCAACGCGAGCATCGAGGCCGCGAAGGCCGGCGAGCAGGGCCGCGGCTTCTCCGTGGTCGCGTCGGAGGTGCGCAGCCTCGCCGAACAAAGCAAGCGCGCGACCCAGCAGATCCGGGGCATCCTCGCGCAGATCCAGAAGGCGACGCAGAGCGCGGTGATGGCGACCGAGGAGGGCACCAAGCGCTGCGACGACGGGCGCCGCGCGGTCGAGGCGGTGCGCGACATCGTGGAGAACCTGGCCGTGGTGCTGAGCGACAGCTCCGCCCGGGCGCGGCAGATCGCCGGCGCCTCGGCGCAGCAGGCCTCCGGCGTCGCGCAGATCGCTTCGGCGCTCGGCGGCATCTCGAAGGCCGCGCGGGACAACGCCACCGGCGTCCGGCAACTCGAAGGCGCGGTCGTGGACATCGAGCGCCTCACGTTCGACCTCAAAGCCACCAGCGATCGGTTCTAG
- a CDS encoding chemotaxis protein CheW: MKARQENVATREEILKRRAERLAGTANDDGPRRIAARVALVGAATQRLGIPVEVLREIVPIPDITALPGLPRWLLGITHVRGEIVGVVDLASILGAGGERASAMAVVEGAGGPLGLAVESVLGFRDIHEDELSAQMKADSHRPIQAMTKDLIAIIDVERLPVAQGEGESPDLATRATTD, from the coding sequence ATGAAAGCACGACAGGAAAACGTCGCGACGCGCGAGGAGATCCTCAAGCGGCGCGCGGAGCGCCTGGCCGGGACGGCGAACGACGACGGGCCTCGCCGGATCGCCGCCCGGGTCGCGCTCGTCGGCGCGGCGACGCAGCGCCTCGGGATCCCGGTCGAGGTGTTACGCGAGATCGTCCCGATCCCCGATATCACCGCGCTGCCGGGCCTCCCGCGCTGGCTGCTCGGCATCACGCACGTCCGCGGCGAGATCGTCGGCGTCGTGGATCTCGCGTCGATCCTCGGCGCGGGCGGAGAGCGCGCGAGCGCCATGGCCGTCGTGGAGGGCGCGGGAGGGCCGCTCGGATTGGCGGTCGAGTCCGTCCTCGGCTTCCGGGACATTCACGAGGACGAACTGTCGGCGCAGATGAAGGCCGATTCGCATCGTCCCATTCAAGCCATGACGAAGGATCTCATCGCGATCATCGACGTCGAGCGACTTCCCGTCGCGCAGGGCGAGGGGGAAAGCCCGGATCTGGCAACCCGGGCGACCACGGATTGA
- a CDS encoding CheR family methyltransferase: protein MSGEGGLDALLDAIARASGLSPRDDWAVQASRGLEHIAVRRGTTVEALKREPATWPSLLPELLDHLTVRETFFFRHHGHFDFLVDTIHARLSADPLASACVLSAGCATGEEPYSIAIAVHARLGASALARVRILGSDISPEAIRKARAAVYGAWAFRDAPAWLAASYFRRGEGTSAEVADLVRRAVNFDVGHVVHHAATLPAASVDAVFFRNVAIYLSPSVIADAYREFHRVLRPGGLLIVAPADPRPNTAFFVEVGHDSTSIYRSRAPGFEPDQPVPSSRRGRAPRSSRAGHSASGARATLPAAGRPARASVRAAPARSTAPARSTAPARPATPAPPAAPAPADPRDAEAEALRRADLSHPAAVLTVVTALLEQPSTAPIGYMIRAQLSLERGKPEAAVEDLRRTLFLRPEHRLARYWYVVALQRAGQVGQAITQGRALEALLVNSPADAQLEDGETTAGQLLDAVRFVKEGLL, encoded by the coding sequence ATGAGCGGCGAGGGCGGGCTCGACGCGTTGCTCGACGCGATCGCGCGCGCGAGTGGGCTCTCACCGCGCGACGATTGGGCGGTCCAGGCCTCGCGCGGGCTCGAACACATCGCGGTTCGTCGCGGCACCACGGTCGAGGCGCTGAAGCGGGAACCGGCGACGTGGCCTTCTCTCCTGCCCGAGCTCCTCGACCACCTCACCGTCCGGGAGACGTTTTTTTTTCGGCATCACGGCCATTTCGATTTTCTGGTCGATACGATCCATGCGCGGCTCTCCGCCGATCCGCTCGCGAGCGCGTGTGTGCTCTCGGCTGGCTGCGCGACCGGCGAGGAGCCGTATTCCATTGCCATCGCCGTCCACGCGCGGCTCGGCGCGAGCGCGCTCGCGCGGGTCCGCATTCTCGGGTCGGACATCAGCCCCGAGGCGATCCGCAAGGCGCGCGCCGCCGTCTACGGCGCGTGGGCCTTTCGCGACGCGCCGGCCTGGCTCGCGGCCAGCTATTTTCGGCGCGGAGAAGGGACGAGCGCCGAGGTGGCGGACCTCGTCCGGCGGGCGGTGAACTTCGACGTGGGGCACGTGGTGCACCATGCGGCGACGTTGCCCGCGGCCTCGGTGGACGCCGTGTTTTTCCGGAACGTCGCCATCTACCTCAGCCCGAGCGTGATCGCCGACGCGTATCGCGAGTTTCACCGCGTGCTCCGGCCCGGCGGGCTGCTCATCGTAGCACCTGCCGATCCTCGACCGAACACGGCATTTTTCGTCGAGGTGGGCCACGACAGCACGAGCATCTATCGCTCACGCGCCCCGGGCTTCGAGCCCGACCAGCCCGTGCCATCGAGCCGCCGCGGCCGTGCGCCTCGCTCCTCGCGCGCAGGGCACTCCGCTTCGGGCGCGCGCGCAACCCTCCCCGCGGCAGGGCGGCCGGCGCGCGCGTCGGTCCGCGCAGCCCCGGCGCGATCTACGGCCCCGGCGCGATCTACGGCCCCGGCGCGGCCTGCGACCCCGGCGCCGCCTGCGGCCCCGGCGCCCGCAGACCCTCGTGATGCCGAAGCGGAGGCCTTACGTCGCGCCGATTTGAGCCACCCCGCCGCCGTGCTCACGGTCGTCACGGCGCTGCTCGAGCAGCCCTCGACGGCGCCGATCGGATACATGATCCGGGCCCAGCTCTCGCTGGAGCGAGGCAAACCCGAGGCCGCCGTGGAGGACCTACGGCGAACGTTGTTCTTGCGGCCCGAGCACCGACTCGCACGTTATTGGTACGTCGTTGCGCTGCAGAGAGCCGGTCAGGTCGGGCAGGCCATCACGCAAGGGCGCGCGCTGGAAGCGCTCCTCGTGAATTCCCCAGCCGACGCGCAGCTCGAGGACGGCGAGACCACGGCGGGGCAGCTCCTCGACGCCGTACGGTTCGTCAAGGAAGGACTGTTATGA
- a CDS encoding chemotaxis protein CheW, translating into MSTRHDIGREIAELKRRLYELERSTSAHEVDEPLPLAGEIQAVVCRVEETRVALPLDVVERAVPAAAMAPLPEAPPWVHGLLNLRGRALPVLDVAARIERRGRALDLDDQIVICRHAEQRIGLVVQEVLGVSVLALAERTNAPGASLPIAPYVRATLRDAKGLVLLFSLSRLIATSDIPPLDEPPEAPRAGHEEMPGR; encoded by the coding sequence GTGAGCACGCGTCATGACATCGGGCGGGAAATCGCCGAGCTCAAGCGACGCCTCTATGAGCTCGAGCGCTCCACGTCGGCACACGAAGTCGACGAACCGCTGCCCCTCGCGGGCGAGATCCAGGCGGTCGTTTGTCGGGTCGAGGAGACGCGGGTCGCCTTGCCCCTCGACGTCGTCGAGCGCGCGGTCCCCGCGGCCGCGATGGCGCCCTTGCCCGAAGCGCCTCCGTGGGTGCACGGGCTCTTGAACCTCCGCGGTCGGGCGCTCCCGGTGCTGGACGTGGCGGCCCGGATCGAACGCCGAGGGCGGGCGCTCGACCTTGACGATCAGATCGTCATCTGCCGGCACGCCGAGCAGCGAATCGGCCTCGTCGTGCAGGAAGTGCTGGGCGTGAGCGTGCTCGCGCTGGCAGAGCGCACGAATGCCCCGGGGGCGAGTTTGCCCATCGCGCCTTACGTGCGGGCGACGCTCCGCGACGCCAAGGGGCTCGTGCTCCTCTTCAGCCTGAGCCGCCTCATCGCCACCTCGGACATCCCGCCGCTCGACGAACCTCCCGAGGCTCCGCGCGCGGGGCACGAGGAGATGCCGGGGCGATGA
- a CDS encoding response regulator, with protein sequence MASEHQLLMSDFLEESELLLASLVRSRDSLRACPSDRAAVRELSRDAHTLRGILLMVDLPALRDLAYRLEGAVGDLRRDTSRSPEDALRLVDETVRALSEVLRGTATQSKSHAPARAERRGREAIPLAARPQTILVVDDSRTVLRVVQRALEEAGFRVLTANTSAAAVEALAGEPPALILLDLSIAEQDASALLRRLSQNGVFHRTPVVLFSNQPDTLLRATAKRLGAAGHLRKTGDARAIVAAVSAQLARPARASGGP encoded by the coding sequence ATGGCCTCCGAGCACCAGCTCCTCATGAGCGATTTCCTCGAGGAATCCGAGCTGCTCCTCGCCTCGTTGGTTCGCTCGCGTGATTCGCTGCGCGCCTGCCCGTCGGATCGAGCCGCCGTGCGTGAGCTCTCCCGCGACGCCCACACGCTGCGAGGCATTCTCTTGATGGTCGATCTGCCGGCGCTCCGGGACCTCGCATACCGGCTCGAGGGGGCCGTGGGTGATCTGCGACGGGACACGAGCCGAAGCCCCGAGGACGCGTTGCGGCTCGTCGACGAGACGGTGCGGGCGCTCTCGGAGGTGCTGCGGGGCACGGCCACACAGAGCAAGAGCCACGCCCCGGCGCGCGCCGAACGTCGGGGGCGCGAGGCCATCCCCCTCGCGGCGCGGCCGCAGACCATCCTCGTCGTGGACGATAGCCGCACCGTGCTCCGCGTCGTGCAGCGCGCGCTCGAGGAAGCGGGGTTTCGCGTGCTCACGGCAAACACATCGGCGGCCGCCGTCGAAGCGCTCGCCGGAGAGCCGCCCGCGCTGATCCTGCTCGACCTGTCCATCGCGGAGCAGGACGCCAGCGCCCTCCTCCGACGGCTCTCGCAAAATGGCGTCTTTCACCGGACGCCCGTCGTTCTTTTTTCCAACCAACCGGATACCTTGCTCCGCGCGACGGCCAAGCGCCTCGGCGCTGCGGGCCATCTGCGCAAGACGGGCGACGCGCGCGCGATCGTCGCAGCGGTCTCCGCGCAGCTCGCAAGACCGGCACGAGCATCGGGGGGACCGTGA
- a CDS encoding response regulator, translated as MIAAPRKKVLIIDDDDDFGRRAAWTLDGAGLVARFHHGPQGSLQAIRETGCEVVLLDVNMPQLDGPRLMRMIRETFTAPRVRVILCSNMHKGVLQKLAERLGADGAIQKPEDAQELVGALEAAMLVEPSSRVRMSASALLSDPLGEASTRQSGSEGPPSTRRRTPDQETGSFDITIEPPDLVVLKTRSGGANGSGKAALSQLEEWAGPRSYYLILFDMSETVALDAAARDHMSAWARRVPPHAMAAFGADFHIQVVLEMVQRAVSKLTGKPLHRHFSRDEAAARAWLDKVRSGLLPGS; from the coding sequence GTGATCGCTGCACCTCGAAAAAAAGTCCTCATCATCGACGATGACGACGACTTCGGCCGGCGCGCGGCATGGACGCTCGACGGCGCGGGCTTGGTCGCGCGTTTTCACCACGGGCCCCAGGGGAGCTTGCAGGCGATACGGGAGACGGGCTGCGAGGTCGTGTTGCTCGACGTGAATATGCCGCAGCTCGACGGCCCGCGTCTGATGCGCATGATCCGCGAGACCTTCACCGCGCCGCGTGTACGCGTGATCCTGTGCAGCAACATGCACAAGGGCGTCTTGCAGAAGCTTGCGGAGCGCCTCGGGGCCGACGGCGCCATCCAGAAGCCCGAAGACGCGCAGGAGCTCGTCGGCGCGCTGGAAGCCGCGATGCTCGTCGAGCCGTCGAGCCGGGTGCGTATGTCCGCATCCGCGCTCCTCTCGGACCCCCTCGGTGAAGCATCGACCCGGCAAAGCGGCAGCGAAGGTCCCCCTTCCACGAGGAGGAGGACGCCGGACCAGGAAACCGGCAGCTTCGACATCACCATCGAGCCGCCGGACCTCGTGGTGCTCAAGACGCGGAGCGGTGGCGCGAATGGCAGCGGCAAGGCTGCTCTCTCGCAGCTGGAGGAGTGGGCCGGCCCGCGTTCCTATTATCTCATCCTTTTTGATATGTCCGAGACCGTCGCCCTCGATGCAGCGGCGCGGGATCACATGAGCGCGTGGGCCAGGCGCGTGCCGCCCCACGCAATGGCCGCGTTTGGTGCGGACTTCCATATTCAGGTGGTCCTCGAAATGGTCCAGCGTGCGGTGTCGAAGCTCACCGGCAAGCCCCTACACCGACATTTCTCCCGGGACGAAGCCGCGGCGAGGGCGTGGCTCGACAAGGTGCGGTCGGGTCTCCTCCCAGGGAGCTGA
- a CDS encoding lipase family protein — translation MRYLFDRRARGILLGSTLALAACGGEDSPPPPSGPGKPEIPAPEVAGTPETNALADAPARCGQPDHAWQRDLSLGEITSHRATATYPKGLLDALAAETLGNLPVSLKYDVVTHVFTYVTQDRGKAVEATALLAWPTSVPEDAEALPTLMVLHGTSGFTDGCGPSAETDTAALAAALASIGYVVVAPDYIGLKNEPPPTGFLHPYLVGQATAIASLDAARAVLRLPEEIREGGARPSARLAVVGGSQGGHAALWVDRLAPYYARELDIVGIATTVPPADMLGEGTLALTTKRQSTDNMVAFYGASAGWYGAEDKLAEVLLPPLDAEVPAALGAGCDPGDFLSGKDMLTSIFQPEMLDAAASGKLGELAPWGCMAAENGLTTTSVSRIQKDAASYGILFITGEADALVDTPTERVAFGALCDAGMPMRYLECASASHTKATTWALPEILSFLGDRVAGKPFEKACATSAPVTCAGTPTP, via the coding sequence ATGAGGTACCTTTTTGATCGCCGCGCTCGCGGCATTCTCCTTGGCAGCACCCTCGCCCTCGCCGCATGTGGCGGGGAGGACAGTCCTCCGCCACCGAGTGGCCCGGGGAAGCCGGAAATCCCGGCCCCCGAGGTCGCGGGGACCCCCGAGACCAACGCCCTCGCCGATGCCCCGGCCCGTTGCGGGCAGCCCGATCACGCCTGGCAAAGGGATCTCTCGCTCGGCGAGATTACCTCGCACAGGGCGACGGCCACGTACCCCAAAGGCCTGCTCGACGCGCTCGCGGCCGAGACACTCGGCAACCTGCCCGTTTCGCTCAAATACGACGTCGTGACCCATGTCTTCACGTACGTGACGCAGGATCGCGGCAAGGCGGTGGAGGCGACGGCGCTGCTCGCGTGGCCGACGAGCGTGCCCGAGGACGCCGAGGCATTGCCGACGCTCATGGTCCTGCACGGCACCAGCGGCTTCACCGATGGCTGCGGCCCGAGCGCAGAAACGGACACCGCGGCGCTCGCAGCCGCACTCGCGTCGATTGGGTATGTCGTCGTCGCTCCCGATTACATTGGCCTCAAGAACGAGCCGCCGCCCACGGGCTTCTTGCACCCGTACCTGGTCGGTCAGGCGACGGCCATTGCCTCGCTCGACGCGGCCCGCGCAGTCCTGCGTTTGCCCGAGGAGATCCGCGAGGGCGGCGCGCGGCCCTCGGCGCGCCTCGCCGTGGTGGGTGGATCCCAGGGCGGGCACGCGGCGCTTTGGGTGGATCGTCTCGCGCCTTATTATGCGCGCGAACTCGACATCGTAGGCATTGCGACCACGGTCCCGCCCGCGGACATGCTCGGCGAGGGCACGCTCGCGCTCACCACGAAGCGCCAATCGACGGACAACATGGTCGCCTTTTATGGCGCGAGCGCGGGCTGGTACGGCGCGGAGGACAAACTCGCGGAGGTGCTGCTCCCGCCGCTCGACGCGGAGGTCCCGGCCGCCCTGGGCGCGGGGTGTGATCCGGGGGATTTCCTTTCGGGCAAGGACATGCTGACGTCCATCTTCCAGCCCGAGATGCTCGACGCGGCCGCGTCGGGGAAGCTCGGCGAGCTCGCGCCGTGGGGCTGCATGGCGGCCGAGAATGGTTTGACCACCACGAGCGTGTCGCGCATCCAGAAGGACGCGGCGAGTTATGGCATCCTCTTCATCACGGGCGAGGCGGACGCGCTGGTCGATACGCCGACCGAGCGCGTCGCATTCGGGGCGCTGTGCGACGCCGGGATGCCCATGCGTTACCTCGAGTGCGCTTCCGCCTCGCACACGAAGGCCACGACCTGGGCGCTGCCGGAGATCCTCTCCTTCCTCGGGGATCGCGTCGCAGGCAAACCATTCGAGAAGGCCTGCGCCACGAGCGCCCCCGTGACCTGCGCGGGAACCCCGACGCCGTAA